Proteins from a single region of Anaerolineae bacterium:
- a CDS encoding amidohydrolase family protein — protein sequence MLLTNYRPRPALAAKATRVTQPRFPVIDAHNHLGETFAQGWEKYPVSALLNVLDEACVQGYVDLDGGWGEEILHAHLDKFKAAAPERFRIFGGVDWSAWPEHGRNFGEWAAQRLRAQAARGAEGLKIWKPFGLQVQDQHKKLVPLDDSRLDPLWATAAELKLPVMIHIADPVAFFWPLDNHNERWEELHAHPDWHFPSPPYPGFNTLISQFASLITRQPQTTFIGAHVGCYAENLAWVGQLLDQCPNFYVDISARISELGRQPYSARRFFLKYADRILFGTDVGADVKWYRLYYRFLESDDEYFNYDVEEIPSQGRWHIYGLYLPDEVLQKVYYLNASRVLNLPIKE from the coding sequence ATGCTACTTACCAACTATCGCCCCCGTCCGGCCCTGGCGGCCAAAGCAACCCGCGTCACCCAACCCCGTTTCCCGGTGATTGACGCCCACAACCACCTGGGCGAAACATTTGCCCAGGGTTGGGAAAAATACCCTGTTTCAGCCTTGCTCAACGTACTCGATGAAGCCTGCGTGCAAGGATATGTGGACCTGGACGGCGGCTGGGGCGAGGAAATACTCCATGCTCACCTGGACAAATTCAAAGCCGCCGCCCCGGAACGCTTTCGTATTTTTGGCGGCGTAGATTGGTCGGCCTGGCCGGAACACGGCCGCAATTTTGGCGAGTGGGCCGCCCAGCGATTGCGGGCGCAGGCCGCTCGCGGCGCGGAGGGTTTAAAAATTTGGAAACCGTTTGGTTTGCAGGTGCAAGACCAGCACAAGAAGCTGGTTCCCCTGGATGACTCCCGCCTTGATCCCCTTTGGGCCACCGCCGCCGAACTTAAATTGCCGGTTATGATTCACATTGCCGACCCCGTGGCCTTTTTCTGGCCGTTGGATAATCACAACGAGCGTTGGGAAGAACTTCACGCCCATCCCGATTGGCATTTCCCCAGCCCCCCCTATCCCGGTTTTAACACCCTCATAAGCCAATTTGCCAGCCTCATCACCCGCCAACCCCAGACAACCTTCATCGGCGCTCACGTGGGCTGTTATGCGGAAAACCTGGCCTGGGTGGGTCAACTCTTGGACCAATGCCCTAATTTTTATGTAGATATCAGCGCCCGCATTAGCGAGTTAGGCCGCCAACCCTACTCGGCCCGCCGCTTCTTTCTTAAATATGCCGACCGCATTTTATTTGGCACCGACGTTGGCGCGGATGTCAAGTGGTACCGGCTCTACTATCGCTTCCTGGAAAGCGACGATGAATATTTCAATTACGATGTCGAAGAGATTCCCAGTCAGGGCCGGTGGCACATTTACGGTTTGTATTTGCCGGATGAGGTGCTGCAGAAAGTATATTATCTGAACGCCAGCCGCGTGTTAAATTTGCCAATAAAGGAATAA